The Cellulomonas oligotrophica sequence GCCGTCCGCCCCCGTGCGGACCGCGGTCTCCTCGTGCGCCGCGTCCGTCGGCGGCTCCAGCTCCGCCGTCCCGGGCGGGTTCGCGCCCGGGCGGGACACGGTGATCGCCGCGATGCGCACGCACCGCGCCAGCAGGTGCTCGAGGGTCGCGGCGTCCGCGTCCCGCAGCGCGCCCCGGCGGTCCGCGCCCAGCAGGCCGGCCGACCACAGCCCGTCGACGAGGCCACCCATGAAGGAGTCGCCCGCGCCGACCGTGTCCGCGACCTCCACGCGCGGCGCCGGCACCGTCAGCCGCGCGCCCGACGACGTCGCCGCGAGCGCGCCCTCGCCGCCGAGCGTCACGACCACGAGGGCGGGCCCGCGCGTGGCCCACCGGGCGGCCACGTCGGCCGGAGCCTGCCCCGGCAGCAGCCAGGCCAGGTCCTCGTCGCTGACCTTGACCACGTCGGACAGCTCGACGAGCGCCTCGACGAGGGGCCGCACGTCCGCCGGGTCACCCATGAGCGCGGGCCGCAGGTTCGGGTCGTACGTGATCGTCGACGTCGCCCGCCGCGCCCGCAGCAGGTCCGCGACCTTCGCGCCGCCCGGCACCAGCACGGAGCCGATCGACCCGGTGTGCACGACCACGGGGTCGCCCGGGCCCTCGTCCCACGCGTCC is a genomic window containing:
- a CDS encoding carbohydrate kinase family protein, with amino-acid sequence MSSTDARALVVGEALVDAVVRPDGTRATYPGGSPANVALGLGRLGRRVDLLTWLGDDDDGDAVRAHLEASGVRVLRGTTRPGRTPVATAHLDAAGVATYAFDLTWDLPDAWDEGPGDPVVVHTGSIGSVLVPGGAKVADLLRARRATSTITYDPNLRPALMGDPADVRPLVEALVELSDVVKVSDEDLAWLLPGQAPADVAARWATRGPALVVVTLGGEGALAATSSGARLTVPAPRVEVADTVGAGDSFMGGLVDGLWSAGLLGADRRGALRDADAATLEHLLARCVRIAAITVSRPGANPPGTAELEPPTDAAHEETAVRTGADGTLVDTTHHDPSPHGTVRQSTSGGDA